A single Mangifera indica cultivar Alphonso chromosome 20, CATAS_Mindica_2.1, whole genome shotgun sequence DNA region contains:
- the LOC123204560 gene encoding LOW QUALITY PROTEIN: BTB/POZ domain-containing protein At5g41330-like (The sequence of the model RefSeq protein was modified relative to this genomic sequence to represent the inferred CDS: inserted 1 base in 1 codon), translating to MPSISIANSMKPLESSVVTIDVGGQIFQTTKQTLNLAGSDSLLSQLAESSNRFVDRDPELFSVLLSLLRTGNLPSKAKAFDFEDLIEESQFYNIESLLISSQSNTSQFDAFNLEKSVVLPLNGDSPSTIATTEYGTLHVCHGSKITSFDWSLRRKSTILTQFSAIDSLLAMSPTVAAAGATDFSGLQVLDLRKGYVKETLNWDNMTMSSCTVQAIGSSLDRLFVSFESCRRNSNSIMVYDINSFKPVSEIGRNEIYGAETDSGIPAAKLRWLSGYNLLMSAGSHSAISGVSGXIKLWDVRSGNVVWEVKDKVDCFSDITISDNLSAIYKVGIKSAEVFYMDLRKLGDMSTWVCLGDEKKVFNEKKEGSGCKIESHSNQVFCAKGGHIEFWSEIAMGSKTSSEGGLFEERVFRKNLIGRVKDMGGSRITNLAFGGNKMFVTHMGQQFVEVWQSSVRGF from the exons ATGCCCTCAATTTCAATTGCAAATTCGATGAAACCTTTGGAATCCAGTGTGGTTACGATTGATGTGGGTGGGCAAATCTTCCAAACTACGAAACAAACCCTAAACCTAGCTGGGTCTGATTCGCTCCTATCCCAGTTGGCTGAATCGTCTAACAGATTCGTTGACCGTGATCCCGAGTTATTTTCTGTACTTTTGTCCCTTCTACGAACTGGGAATCTCCCATCTAAGGCTAAAGCTTTTGATTTCGAAGACTTGATCGAAGAGTCACAGTTTTATAACATTGAATCGCTTTTGATTAGCTCTCAATCGAATACCTCGCAGTTTGACGCTTTCAACCTCGAAAAGTCGGTGGTACTGCCGTTAAATGGCGATTCGCCGTCGACAATTGCAACGACTGAGTATGGGACACTTCATGTTTGTCATGGAAGTAAAATTACGTCCTTTGACTGGTCCTTGAGAAGGAAGTCTACAATTTTGACACAATTCAGTGCTATTGATTCTTTGTTAGCCATGTCTCCGACTGTTGCGGCAGCTGGAGCCACTGATTTTTCTGGGCTGCAAGTTCTTGATCTTCGGAAAGGGTATGTGAAAGAGACTTTAAATTGGGATAATATGACCATGTCTAGTTGTACTGTACAAGCAATTGGCTCATCACTTGATCGTTTGTTTGTTAGTTTTGAGTCTTGTAGgagaaattcgaattctattaTGGTTTATgatattaatagttttaaaccCGTTAGTGAGATCGGTCGCAATGAGATTTATGGTGCTGAAACAGATTCTGGGATTCCAGCTGCTAAGTTGAGGTGGCTTTCGGGATATAATTTGCTCATGTCAGCTGGATCACATAGTGCCATTTCTGGGGTTTCGG CAATCAAATTGTGGGATGTAAGGTCTGGTAATGTTGTGTGGGAGGTTAAGGATAAGGTGGATTGCTTTTCTGATATCACCATATCTGACAATTTATCTGCAATTTATAAAGTTGGCATCAAATCTGCGGAGGTTTTTTATATGGATTTAAGGAAATTGGGAGATATGAGTACATGGGTTTGTCTTGGTGATGAGAAGAAAGTTTttaatgagaagaaagaaggatCTGGATGTAAGATCGAGAGTCATTCCAACCAAGTGTTTTGTGCAAAAGGAGGGCATATAGAGTTCTGGTCAGAGATTGCGATGGGTTCGAAAACAAGTAGTGAAGGTGGGTTGTTCGAGGAGCGGGTGTTTAGGAAGAATTTGATTGGAAGAGTGAAGGATATGGGAGGTTCAAGGATAACCAATTTGGCATTTGGCGGCAACAAGATGTTTGTTACGCATATGGGTCAGCAGTTTGTGGAGGTTTGGCAGAGTTCAGTGAGGGGATTCTGA
- the LOC123204531 gene encoding puromycin-sensitive aminopeptidase-like isoform X2, with protein sequence MDTPKEIFLKDYKMPDYYFDTVDLKFSLGEEKTIVTSNITVFPRVEGSSSPLVLDGVDLKLVSIKTNGIELKEGEYWLDSCHLTLTSPPRGTFTVEIVTEIYPQKNTSLEGLYKSSGNFCTQCEAEGFRKITFYLDRPDIMAKYTCRIEADKSLYPVLLSNGNLAEHGDLEGGRHYALWEDPFKKPCYLFALVAGKLESRDDKFVTQSGRQVSLRIWTPPEDLPKTAHAMYSLKAAMKWDEDVFGLEYDLDLFNIVAVPDFNMGAMENKSLNIFNSRLVLASPETASDADYAAILGVIGHEYFHNWTGNRVTCRDWFQLSLKEGLTVFRDQEFSSDMGSRTVKRIADVSRLRNSQYPQDDGPMAHPVRPHSYIKMDNFYTGKTIIYVSMAYDYITTYQGAEVVRMYKTLLGSQGFRKGMDLYFKRHDGQAVTCEDFFAAMRDANDADFANFLLWYSQAGTPRVKVTSSYNAETNAYSLKFSQEVPPTPRQPVKEPMFIPVSVGLLDSSGKDMPLSSVYHDGTMQPIAGNNEPVYTTVLRVTKKEEEFVFSDIPERPIPSLLRGFSAPIRLESDLSDTDLFFLLAHDSDEFNRWEAGQLLARKLMLSLVADFQQNKPLVLNPKFVHGLRSILCDSSLDKEFIAKAITLPGEGEIMDLMEVADPDAVHAVRTFIRKQLASELKAEFLSTVEKNRSTEKYVFNHANMARRALKNTALTCLASLGYPEITELAMHEYRTATNMTDQFAALAALDQIPGKTREDALDDFYSKWQHDYLVVNKWFALQAVSDVPGNVEHVRKLLNHPAFDMRNPNKVYSLIGGFCASPVNFHAKDGSGYKFLGEIVVQLDKLNPQVASRMVSAFSRWRRFDETRQKLAKAQLEVIMSTNGLSENVFEIASKSLAALNP encoded by the exons ATGGATACTCCAAAAGAAATCTTTTTGAAGGATTACAAGATGCCGGATTATTACTTTGACACG GTGGATTTGAAATTTTCGTTGGGCGAGGAAAAAACAATTGTTACTTCGAATATAACTGTCTTCCCTAGGGTTGAAG GTTCCTCTTCTCCCTTGGTTTTGGATGGAGTAGATCTAAAGCTTGTTTCAATCAAGACCAATGGTATTGAACTAAAG GAGGGTGAATATTGGTTAGATTCTTGCCATCTAACACTTACATCACCACCTCGTGGTACATTTACTGTGGAAATTGTCACTGAGATTTATCCTCAGAAAAATACTTCATTAGAG GGGCTTTACAAGTCATCTGGGAATTTCTGCACACAATGTGAAGCAGAGGGTTTTcgtaaaattacattttatctG GACCGCCCTGATATAATGGCGAAATACACATGCCGTATTGAAGCTGATAAGTCATTATACCCTGTATTGTTGTCTAATGGAAATCTCGCAGAACATGGAGATCTTGAG GGTGGTAGGCATTATGCACTCTGGGAGGATCCCTTCAAGAAACCTTGCTACTTGTTTGCCTTAGTTGCAGGAAAGTTGGAGAGCAGAGATGATAAATTTGTGACCCAGTCAGGTCGGCAAGTGTCTCTAAGGATCTGGACTCCACCAGAAGACCTACCCAAGACTGCACATGCAATGTATTCACTTAAGGCAGCGATGAAGTGGGATGAGGAT GTTTTCGGTCTGGAATATGACCTGGATCTCTTCAATATTGTGGCTGTTCCAGATTTTAACAT GGGAGCCATggaaaacaaaagtttgaat ATCTTCAATTCAAGGCTTGTCTTGGCGTCTCCAGAAACTGCTTCTGATGCAGATTATGCTGCAATCTTGGGGGTTATTGGCCATGAG TATTTCCACAACTGGACTGGCAACAG aGTGACATGTCGTGATTGGTTCCAGCTCAGCTTAAAGGAGGGTCTCACTGTCTTTCGGGATCAG GAATTCTCATCTGACATGGGAAGCCGTACTGTAAAGCGGATTGCTGATGTTTCAAGGCTTCGTAATTCACAGTATCCACAg GATGATGGTCCTATGGCTCATCCCGTTCGACCACATTCTTACATTAAG ATGGACAACTTCTACACAGGCAA AACCATCATCTATGTATCGATGGCTTATGATTATATTACAACTTATCAGGGAGCTGAAGTTGTTAGGATGTACAAAACTCTACTTGGGAGTCAAGGCTTCCGGAAG GGAATGGATCTATATTTTAAGAGACATGATGGGCAAGCTGTAACCTGTGAAGACTTTTTTGCTGCCATGCGAGATGCAAATGATGCAGATTTTGCTAATTTCCTATTGTG GTACTCCCAAGCAGGTACTCCTCGTGTGAAAGTCACTTCTTCCTACAATGCTGAAACTAATGCTTATTCTTTGAAGTTCAG TCAAGAGGTACCACCAACCCCCAGGCAGCCAGTGAAAGAGCCCATGTTCATTCCTGTATCAGTAGGTCTGCTGGACTCAAGTGGCAAGGACATGCCACTCTCGTCTGTGTATCATGATGGCACAATGCAGCCCATTGCAGGCAACAATGAACCAGTCTACACTACAGTTCTTCGAGTAACCAAG aaagaagaagaatttgtgTTCTCTGATATACCGGAGCGGCCAATTCCATCTCTCTTGCGGGGTTTTAGTGCTCCCATCCGTCTTGAATCTGATCTATCTGATACTGATCTGTTTTTCCTGCTTGCTCATGATTCGGATGAGTTCAACCG TTGGGAAGCTGGGCAACTATTGGCAAGGAAACTGATGCTGAGCTTGGTGGCTGATTTTCAACAAAACAAACCATTGGTTCTGAATCCAAAGTTTGTGCATGGCCTCAGAAGTATACTTTGTGATTCAAGCTTGGATAAA GAATTCATTGCAAAGGCTATAACTCTACCTGGTGAAGGAGAGATTATGGACTTAATGGAAGTTGCAGATCCAGATGCTGTACATGCTGTTCGAACTTTTATTCGGAAGCAGCTTGCATCAGAACTGAAAGCAGAGTTTCTGAGCACA gTTGAAAAAAATCGGAGTACTGAAAAGTATGTCTTTAATCATGCTAATATGGCCAGGCGTGCTCTGAAGAATACTGCTCTAA CATGCCTTGCATCACTTGGATATCCAGAGATTACAGAACTTGCGATGCATGAATATAGAACTGCCACAAATATGACAGACCAATTTGCAGCTTTGGCAGCACTAGACCAGATTCCTGGTAAAACTCGTGAAGATGCTTTAGATGATTTCTACAGCAAGTGGCAGCATGACTATTTG GTTGTGAATAAATGGTTTGCCCTTCAAGCTGTGTCTGATGTTCCTGGTAATGTTGAGCATGTCCGTAAACTTTTAAACCATCCAGCGTTTGACATGCGTAATCCAAATAAG GTATACTCACTCATCGGAGGATTTTGTGCTTCCCCTGTGAATTTCCACGCTAAGGATGGCTCCGGCTATAAATTCTTGGGAGAAATTGTTGTCCAACTAGACAAACTGAATCCTCAG GTGGCATCCCGAATGGTGTCAGCCTTCTCAAGATGGAGGCGCTTCGATGAAACACGCCAAAAGCTGGCCAAG GCACAACTGGAGGTGATAATGTCGACCAATGGGCTGTCGGAGAATGTGTTCGAAATTGCCTCAAAAAGCTTAGCTGCTTTAAACCCTTGA
- the LOC123204559 gene encoding uncharacterized protein LOC123204559: protein MRGANGNSRALNNTFETIHAAATAIASAENRVPQATVQKRRWGGCLSMYWCFGIDKHKKQFGPAVCVPEPTTSRIDASASENSTLAPGLVLPFVAPPSSPASFLQSEPPSATQSPVGVLSLNSVSVNMYSPSGPASIFAIGPYAHETQLVSPPVFSTFTTEPSTAPFTPPPESVHLTTPSSPEVPFAQFLEPNLRCGDAGQRFPFSQYEFQSYQLYPGSPVGHLISPSSGISGSGTSSPFPEGEFTAAGSQFPEFRMGDPPKLLNLDKLSAREWRSCQGSGTLTPDTVRSTPHNGFLLDHKIFEVALQSPSGIGLQNDQVVGHRVSFELTAEDDVRCVEKRPATLTEAVSESLQNGASAERGESPRKVKDVYQCRVGETSNETPEKPPADVEVAPQHQKQQSITLTSTKEFNFDNADGDSCEPNLASDWWANEKVIGKGTGAIKNWAFFPMIQPGVS from the exons ATGAGAGGCGCGAATGGAAATTCTAGAGCTTTGAACAACACTTTCGAGACTATACACGCGGCTGCTACTGCGATCGCTTCAGCTGAGAATCGTGTTCCTCAAGCTACGGTTCAG aAGAGAAGATGGGGCGGCTGCTTGAGCATGTACTGGTGTTTTGGAATTGACAAGCATAAAAAACAATTTGGGCCTGCTGTCTGCGTTCCTGAACCAACGACCTCCCGAATTGATGCATCCGCATCTGAAAATTCCACCCTAGCTCCTGGCTTAGTTCTTCCCTTCGTTGCACCTCCCTCCTCCCCTGCATCCTTCCTTCAATCAGAACCCCCTTCTGCTACACAATCACCAGTTGGTGTACTTTCTCTCAACTCTGTATCTGTCAATATGTACTCCCCTAGTGGGCCTGCTTCAATTTTTGCTATTGGTCCTTATGCTCATGAAACCCAGTTAGTCTCACCGCCTGTCTTCTCGACCTTCACCACTGAGCCATCAACTGCCCCTTTCACTCCACCTCCGGAGTCTGTCCACTTGACTACACCTTCCTCACCTGAGGTTCCATTTGCACAGTTTCTTGAACCAAATCTTCGATGTGGCGATGCTGGTCAGAGATTTCCGTTTTCCCAATATGAATTCCAATCTTATCAGCTTTATCCTGGAAGCCCAGTTGGCCACCTGATCTCACCTAGCTCCGGCATCTCAGGTTCAGGCACGTCTTCTCCTTTCCCTGAAGGTGAATTTACTGCTGCTGGATCTCAATTTCCCGAGTTCCGGATGGGTGATCCTCCAAAACTGTTGAACCTTGATAAACTTTCTGCCCGTGAGTGGCGGTCATGTCAAGGTTCTGGAACATTGACCCCAGATACTGTCAGGTCCACTCCTCACAATGGTTTTCTTCTGGACCATAAGATTTTCGAGGTTGCATTGCAGTCACCATCCGGAATTGGACTCCAAAATGATCAGGTTGTTGGGCATAGAGTCTCGTTTGAGTTGACTGCTGAAGATGATGTAAGATGTGTAGAAAAGAGGCCAGCAACATTGACTGAAGCCGTATCAGAATCTCTACAGAATGGAGCAAGTGCTGAGAGAGGAGAATCTCCCAGAAAAGTGAAAGATGTTTACCAGTGCCGTGTTGGAGAAACATCCAATGAGACGCCAGAAAAACCTCCAGCGGATGTGGAAGTGGCACCACAGCATCAGAAACAGCAGTCCATCACTTTAACTTCCAccaaagaatttaattttgacaatGCTGATGGAGATTCATGTGAGCCTAATCTTGCTTCTGACTGGTGGGCAAACGAGAAGGTAATTGGGAAGGGTACCGGGGCCATTAAAAACTGGGCCTTCTTCCCTATGATACAGCCGGGTGTGAGCTAA
- the LOC123204531 gene encoding puromycin-sensitive aminopeptidase-like isoform X1 has translation MDTPKEIFLKDYKMPDYYFDTVDLKFSLGEEKTIVTSNITVFPRVEGSSSPLVLDGVDLKLVSIKTNGIELKEGEYWLDSCHLTLTSPPRGTFTVEIVTEIYPQKNTSLEGLYKSSGNFCTQCEAEGFRKITFYLDRPDIMAKYTCRIEADKSLYPVLLSNGNLAEHGDLEGGRHYALWEDPFKKPCYLFALVAGKLESRDDKFVTQSGRQVSLRIWTPPEDLPKTAHAMYSLKAAMKWDEDVFGLEYDLDLFNIVAVPDFNMGAMENKSLNIFNSRLVLASPETASDADYAAILGVIGHEYFHNWTGNRVTCRDWFQLSLKEGLTVFRDQEFSSDMGSRTVKRIADVSRLRNSQYPQDDGPMAHPVRPHSYIKMDNFYTVTVYQKGAEVVRMYKTLLGSQGFRKGMDLYFKRHDGQAVTCEDFFAAMRDANDADFANFLLWYSQAGTPRVKVTSSYNAETNAYSLKFSQEVPPTPRQPVKEPMFIPVSVGLLDSSGKDMPLSSVYHDGTMQPIAGNNEPVYTTVLRVTKKEEEFVFSDIPERPIPSLLRGFSAPIRLESDLSDTDLFFLLAHDSDEFNRWEAGQLLARKLMLSLVADFQQNKPLVLNPKFVHGLRSILCDSSLDKEFIAKAITLPGEGEIMDLMEVADPDAVHAVRTFIRKQLASELKAEFLSTVEKNRSTEKYVFNHANMARRALKNTALTCLASLGYPEITELAMHEYRTATNMTDQFAALAALDQIPGKTREDALDDFYSKWQHDYLVVNKWFALQAVSDVPGNVEHVRKLLNHPAFDMRNPNKVYSLIGGFCASPVNFHAKDGSGYKFLGEIVVQLDKLNPQVASRMVSAFSRWRRFDETRQKLAKAQLEVIMSTNGLSENVFEIASKSLAALNP, from the exons ATGGATACTCCAAAAGAAATCTTTTTGAAGGATTACAAGATGCCGGATTATTACTTTGACACG GTGGATTTGAAATTTTCGTTGGGCGAGGAAAAAACAATTGTTACTTCGAATATAACTGTCTTCCCTAGGGTTGAAG GTTCCTCTTCTCCCTTGGTTTTGGATGGAGTAGATCTAAAGCTTGTTTCAATCAAGACCAATGGTATTGAACTAAAG GAGGGTGAATATTGGTTAGATTCTTGCCATCTAACACTTACATCACCACCTCGTGGTACATTTACTGTGGAAATTGTCACTGAGATTTATCCTCAGAAAAATACTTCATTAGAG GGGCTTTACAAGTCATCTGGGAATTTCTGCACACAATGTGAAGCAGAGGGTTTTcgtaaaattacattttatctG GACCGCCCTGATATAATGGCGAAATACACATGCCGTATTGAAGCTGATAAGTCATTATACCCTGTATTGTTGTCTAATGGAAATCTCGCAGAACATGGAGATCTTGAG GGTGGTAGGCATTATGCACTCTGGGAGGATCCCTTCAAGAAACCTTGCTACTTGTTTGCCTTAGTTGCAGGAAAGTTGGAGAGCAGAGATGATAAATTTGTGACCCAGTCAGGTCGGCAAGTGTCTCTAAGGATCTGGACTCCACCAGAAGACCTACCCAAGACTGCACATGCAATGTATTCACTTAAGGCAGCGATGAAGTGGGATGAGGAT GTTTTCGGTCTGGAATATGACCTGGATCTCTTCAATATTGTGGCTGTTCCAGATTTTAACAT GGGAGCCATggaaaacaaaagtttgaat ATCTTCAATTCAAGGCTTGTCTTGGCGTCTCCAGAAACTGCTTCTGATGCAGATTATGCTGCAATCTTGGGGGTTATTGGCCATGAG TATTTCCACAACTGGACTGGCAACAG aGTGACATGTCGTGATTGGTTCCAGCTCAGCTTAAAGGAGGGTCTCACTGTCTTTCGGGATCAG GAATTCTCATCTGACATGGGAAGCCGTACTGTAAAGCGGATTGCTGATGTTTCAAGGCTTCGTAATTCACAGTATCCACAg GATGATGGTCCTATGGCTCATCCCGTTCGACCACATTCTTACATTAAG ATGGACAACTTCTACACAG TGACT GTTTATCAAAAG GGAGCTGAAGTTGTTAGGATGTACAAAACTCTACTTGGGAGTCAAGGCTTCCGGAAG GGAATGGATCTATATTTTAAGAGACATGATGGGCAAGCTGTAACCTGTGAAGACTTTTTTGCTGCCATGCGAGATGCAAATGATGCAGATTTTGCTAATTTCCTATTGTG GTACTCCCAAGCAGGTACTCCTCGTGTGAAAGTCACTTCTTCCTACAATGCTGAAACTAATGCTTATTCTTTGAAGTTCAG TCAAGAGGTACCACCAACCCCCAGGCAGCCAGTGAAAGAGCCCATGTTCATTCCTGTATCAGTAGGTCTGCTGGACTCAAGTGGCAAGGACATGCCACTCTCGTCTGTGTATCATGATGGCACAATGCAGCCCATTGCAGGCAACAATGAACCAGTCTACACTACAGTTCTTCGAGTAACCAAG aaagaagaagaatttgtgTTCTCTGATATACCGGAGCGGCCAATTCCATCTCTCTTGCGGGGTTTTAGTGCTCCCATCCGTCTTGAATCTGATCTATCTGATACTGATCTGTTTTTCCTGCTTGCTCATGATTCGGATGAGTTCAACCG TTGGGAAGCTGGGCAACTATTGGCAAGGAAACTGATGCTGAGCTTGGTGGCTGATTTTCAACAAAACAAACCATTGGTTCTGAATCCAAAGTTTGTGCATGGCCTCAGAAGTATACTTTGTGATTCAAGCTTGGATAAA GAATTCATTGCAAAGGCTATAACTCTACCTGGTGAAGGAGAGATTATGGACTTAATGGAAGTTGCAGATCCAGATGCTGTACATGCTGTTCGAACTTTTATTCGGAAGCAGCTTGCATCAGAACTGAAAGCAGAGTTTCTGAGCACA gTTGAAAAAAATCGGAGTACTGAAAAGTATGTCTTTAATCATGCTAATATGGCCAGGCGTGCTCTGAAGAATACTGCTCTAA CATGCCTTGCATCACTTGGATATCCAGAGATTACAGAACTTGCGATGCATGAATATAGAACTGCCACAAATATGACAGACCAATTTGCAGCTTTGGCAGCACTAGACCAGATTCCTGGTAAAACTCGTGAAGATGCTTTAGATGATTTCTACAGCAAGTGGCAGCATGACTATTTG GTTGTGAATAAATGGTTTGCCCTTCAAGCTGTGTCTGATGTTCCTGGTAATGTTGAGCATGTCCGTAAACTTTTAAACCATCCAGCGTTTGACATGCGTAATCCAAATAAG GTATACTCACTCATCGGAGGATTTTGTGCTTCCCCTGTGAATTTCCACGCTAAGGATGGCTCCGGCTATAAATTCTTGGGAGAAATTGTTGTCCAACTAGACAAACTGAATCCTCAG GTGGCATCCCGAATGGTGTCAGCCTTCTCAAGATGGAGGCGCTTCGATGAAACACGCCAAAAGCTGGCCAAG GCACAACTGGAGGTGATAATGTCGACCAATGGGCTGTCGGAGAATGTGTTCGAAATTGCCTCAAAAAGCTTAGCTGCTTTAAACCCTTGA